The Akkermansia sp. RCC_12PD genome contains the following window.
TATTCGTAGTCTTCAGAAGAAATTAGAGACCAGTCTTCACCTGTGTGGACGTACTGCTCTTTTCTCGTGGTCGTGCCATTTTCAGCGATGTATTGCACGGTTCTGGTACTTTGACCGGGAACAATGCTTCCGTTTGCCTGAACAGTTTCCGTCACCTTGTGAACACCCCCATGGTCTGTGGTGGCTTCATAGAAATAAATCGTTTGCACTCCATCAATGCCCTGATTCATCTTCTTCCTGCCTCGGGCATAGGGATACTCCGCCATTTCCCCGTAGGTCTCCGAGATGCTTGTGCAAACCTGGTCGGAACCTAGGGCGGTTTCCGTCACCTCCGTTCGGCTGACTTGCGGAGTATCCACATACGCATATGTTTTTGTTCTCAAAATAGTTTCCGTGCCGTCCGGAGTGATAATCACTTCTTTTTCCATTGTCGGCCTGAAATCATTGAAGCAAAGGTCGGCGTATTCAGTACGCATCCCTTTCTCCCCTCCTCCTGCCCACGGCGTAGCTTGCAAAACTACCCGGCCCTGGTCGTCATACTCGTAGCGCGTGTAGCCTCCGTCGGGCTTGATTTCCAAAGACATGCGGAACTGGTCGTTGTACGTGTAGAGGGTGGTCTGCTCATTGGAAGTATTGTAGCCTTCCGTGCTGCTGATGGTCAGCCAGCCGCCGTCGGTATACTTCTTCACTGTACGCGTACTGCGGGAAGGCCGGGAATCATTGATGCCCCTGACCGTTTCAATCCGCTCCCACTTGGCGCCGGGCAGGGCGTTGCGTTCAATCGTGCGCACGATGCGTTCATCTCCTTCTCCCTTGATGATGCTTATTTTGTTTCCTTCCTCGCGGCGTTCGATAACCCGCGGTTCCTGCCCGGCCCGTTGATTGGTGATGTAAGTCACTTTTACGCCATCCTCCATGGAAGTTCTATAAACGGCCGTCTTGTAGGGCTCTCCGGTAACCACAAATTCCCCATCATGGGATGCAGAGACATTCCCGGGAGCGTACCACTCCAGGGCAAGGCTGTTGTTTCCGGGAATGCTGCGCATCAGCCCCTGAGCCCGGGAATAGACGCTGTTGAGAGAGCCGTCCGGGTTGTAGGCCACTTGGACCTTGCGGGCATACTCCTCGGCGGTCATGACGTGTCCCGAAGAACTGGTGACCGAGACGACCTCTCCGGTAGAGGAAGAGAAGCGCAGGATCATGCCGGAAGGAAGCGTCATATCCATGTAGGCTGGGGTATCCTGGGTATTGGGAGTGAGATCTTCGTTGAGCAGCCGTATCCGATAGCTCAGTTTCCTGGAGCTGCCGACGGGAGAAGCGTCGGAGCTTCCCGTTTCCGCCTTGAAATAAATGTGACTGCCTGAGGGGCGCCTGACGGTGACTCGTCTTTCCTCTTGAGAGAAGGAGGCGCTCCATGCCATGGGGTGGTTGTAGCGCATGGAAGGCCCGCTGTTGGAGCTGGGGGTAAGGGGAGTGGAAGAACGGGCCATCCTCATGAATCTGGCAGGAGGAGGAGGCGGAGGGCCTCCTGCAGAGGGGGGATTGACACAGGCATTTCCCTGGCAGTCCTGTTCATCGTCGGGGTCGCCCGGAGTGGGCTGTTGCTGGACGCAGTTTTCATCGCCTTCTTCGTCGCACGCATCGCATGGGCATGGGCATGGACATGGTTCTTCCTCAGTGAGCGGTCCGCTGGAGGAAGAAGACAAAGAACTGGAGCTGGAACTGGAACTGGAACTGGAACTGCTTGACTTGGGATCAAACCCAAAATCATCCCCACCCCCTTCCGAAGAGCTGCTGGAGGTGGTCTCCTCTTCCTCGTCCCGATAAAGATTGACCAAGGTGATGACTTCCTCCCCTTCCTTGTCCGGAGGAGCCACACTGGGATTGAGGTAGGAATTGATGTCAGGCTGAAGCGTGGGTATAAGTCTGCCACGGCGATGCCTACGTTGGCCACGGCTGTGTGCAGATCCGCTTCCGCCGCGATGACGTCGGGCCTGCGGCGCAGCAGTTCCGAAGGCAGACCCACCGGAACCACAGGCGTTTTCTCAAACACGGCCGCCTTCGGCATAGTCAGTTCCATGCGTGAGTTGTAAGTGCCGAGCAAGACGGAAAGCTGGTTTTTTGCAGAGGCCACCTGGGCAATCAGGGCGGGGATGTGGCTTTCCGTGGCGGCGACGCTGGAGGTAGCCTGTTCCACGTCCAGTTGGGGAGCAAATCCGGCTGTGTGGCGCTTTTCCGCAATGGTGAGGGTGCGGCGCTGGATTTCCAATTGTTCCCGGGCGATGCGGAGCTGTTCGCAGGCGGTGATCCAGTTGAAATAGGCCGTGGCCACGTCCGCCAGCAGGGAGGTGTGTCAACTACTGCTATCTGCACTTGGATTCCTGTTATTCCGTTTCCAGTTCAATATCCAGTTTTGATAATTTGGAAAACAATTCCAGATTCAACTCAAGAATGACTTTTTTATTTTTTGTTACTTACAACTAATTTATTGTCAATAATTTTCCATTCGTATACAAGATTCTCGATCCTTGGTAAACGCAGTATTTCCACAAGAGAGAATTCTTGATCCCCCTTTTTTTTGAATCCAAAAATACAAGAATGGAAATATCTTCCGTGCGTACTTTTTTCTATATTTGACATGCACCAGAGATTGGTGCCGCGGACTTGTGAAATTACAGGGTTGGGTGTCCATATTTCCGGCTGTGGATCTGATGCCCCGGCAGGGCTGATCCAGCATAAAACATATAACATTATTTTCAGTTTTCCGTACATATTGCTCTATATCCTATTCTGCTAATTCTGTTGCTCCTGAACCTTGAGGTCCTTCTTCTTTTACCCTGAATCTGAAAAAACGGAATAGGTTAATGTACATGGGGATCTGCATACTGGCTCACCAAACTATTTTCTTAAATTTTTATCATGCGTTGGATAGTATTTTCCCAATGCCCATCAACCTTAGTTTGTAAAGAGTGATGTATAATTTATTTAACGAGAGTTTTTCCAAACTGACAGTTCATATAACAGTAACTGCGGACATAAGTCTCTCCTGCTTCTGCAGGCTGTCGTTTTTATTAATCACATGATTATATAAATAATAACTAATTGATAAATTTAATTTTAGTCACAATAGCCTCCTTGACATCACTGTTCTTCCATTTACGCTGAGAGGAAAAAAGAGATTTTTCATATTTTAACGATATTTCAATTTTTTGATATCCGGGAATTGTCTTTTCGATATTAAAACGTAGTTTTTTCAATTTTCCTGGTGGTTCATCAATAAACTGGGCATCACGTAAATCAAGTCCTAGGCCGGCTAACGTCTCTTTCACGCTCTGTCCTGTAGGAAAATACCCATGCATACAGATCTTGGAACTATTTTCACTGATTATATTTAAAGAACTCTGTTTGCAACTAGAAAAAAGAGCAACCGATAAAAAAAGGATTGATAACCTACTCATAAACAAATTAATTTTTGAGAATAGCCATTTCGGGGAACTTTCCATCTTTATTGCAAGATTCGTAATAACATAGGCCGCAATCTTTAATAGCTTTTTTAACACCGGATTCAACACATTTCTGAAAGGATACAGATTGAGACGCATTGAACCCTTTTTTCCACTTATCACAACAATCTGCACATTTTTTGGATTTTTTAGTATCTCCAATCATCATAATATAGATACATCCTCCAGCCATGACTATTATGTATTTCCCGCTATGGTTATTGGTCAAAAAATTGATATCTTCACATGAAAATGAGACATTTTCGTATCCACCTTCATCTACCGAATAAGGATGCGTATGGAAAGTCCCTCCCATTTCTTCTCCACTGCCGGGTGTAGGAAAATCACCGAAACTTCCACTATCATTTCCTTTTCCTCTGCGGATACTTGATCCTATTCCTCCCGCCGGGCGGATAATAGAGCCACCCTGTTCAGTAACAGTTCCGTCTTTGTTAAAGCTATCTTTCCATGCTTGGTTAAATTCTTTAAGCCACTCTGGAGGTAATAAAAATACATCTGCACATTCTAGTCCAAGAATATCGAACATATTTTTTGGAGAATTCTTAATAAAACCATAAATATTCCATCCTCCTTGTTCCTGGATGGGGTCTCGATTAATCCATCTGCCATCAGCGGGATTGAGGTGGCGGTAATTGTAATAGACAAGTCCCAGTTCATCGTCTGCATACTCACAGGAAAACCTGAACCTGTTATCCTGAGCCATGTCTCCCTGTGCCGTGAGGAGGGCACCAAAGGGGGCATACTCATAGCGGGCCCTTCGTGCCTGCTGATCGTCAAAAAGAGAAGTGACGTTCTTCAGGGCGTCGTGCATGAAGAAAAGATGTTCCTCCATTTCTTGTCCATTTTGCTTCCAATGTGTCATCATCAGGAGGCGCGTGGCTGCCGGCTCTGTCGGATCCCATAGATAGCTCTTTTCTATCATTGGCTCAGGATGCATCAGGTCCAATTCAGCTATTTGCAAATAGCCTCGATATAGATAATAAGCGTGGCTGAATGTATTCCCGTTGACGGTGACTTTCTTGCTAAAACGCCGACCCATGTAGTCATAGCTGCAATCAATGACCATACGTCTGTCTTCACTTGTGAAGGAGACAGGCCTGTCATTGGCATCGTAGCAAACATTCCAAATCCCCGTTGAGGTCTTGATAGCAGTCTGGTTGCCGTCAGCGTCGTAAGTAGGCTTGAAGTCCTGTTCTCCCTGGGCAATCTTCAAGTACTGGTTGAGAGGGCTGGATTGATAGGATATTTCTTCTTCCTGTTCCCGGGCAGTTTTGCGATTGCCGATGTTGTCATAGCAATAGGCAAAACTTCTTCCTTGGCTCATCTGGTCTTCAATCAACTCGCTGCGGCTATTGTAGGTGAAGTTTCTGGTGATTGCAGGCGTAGCCGTGTCCCATGAATCCTTCCGTTGAACGGGACGCATCAAGTGGTCGTACTGGTAGACATGTCCGGCCAACATGTCGCCAGTCCCGGCATCCTCATAGCCGATGGAGGCCAGGAGGTTGAGCTTGGGATGGTAGGTGTTGCTGCGGACCATGCCGTTGGGATAGGACAATTGGTTGAGGAAGCCGCTGGTTTCATCATATTCCCAAGTAAAGGGAGATGCCAAACCTTCCATATTCATCCCGATCATGGCACCTTGATGGCCATAGTCAAGATGGGAGTGCTGCACGGTGCGGGTTCCGATCATCAGGCGATATCCGCAGGGACGCCCGAAGGAATCGTAGTCTTCCTGGATGCAGCTTTCCACGGTCCCAAAGGAAGTCTCTTGTTGTATCCTGCCATAGGCATCATAGCAGAGTTCTCTGGTTCCTGAGGCATCGCAAACAGAGGTCATCTGCCCGAGGTGGTTGTAGGCATAGAACCATGGCTGGGTGTTGTCGCTGTGGGAGACGGAAACAAGCTCTCCGGTAAGGGGAGCGTAGGCATAGGAGGAAACAATGCCCCTGGCTTTGGTGAGTGTTTCCAGGCGGTTGAGCCTGTCGTAGGTTTTGGAAACATAGGAACCATCGGCATAGGTTTTTTTCAATTCCAGTCCCGTGGCTGTGTCGTAGAGCCATGTGGTGGTGTCTCCGTCTGTGCGGTCGGAAGGATCGGAAGTGATGTCGCCTTCTTGTGCCCGGAAAGTGGTGAGGGCTACCATGTGGTCGGCTTCATCGTAGGCAAAGCATGCGGGTTGAATGGCGGTGCCGTACTCGGCGGTCTTTCTGCCGCGGATGTCATAAGAATAGCAGGTAGTGCCTCCCGTGGCATTGGTGATGCGGGCGACGGCATCGCAGCAGGGCATGTAGCTGGTGGTGGTGACGTTGCCTGCAGAGTCGGTGACTTTGCAGTGACGCCCGGCAAGGTCGGTTTCGCTGGTGGTGATATTTCCCCTGGCATCGGTCTGCTTTAGAATCATGCCTGTGGAGACATAGGAGCGGTTCTGTGAGGAATGGATGCCTGCGTGGCTGGTCTGGCTGACAGTGAACCTGTCAACCATGAGAGCCTCCGCGACGATAGTTGAAGTGGGAATGCTGCTGAATTGCGTGCGCTTGGTGGCAGCTGTGTATTCCGTCCATTGGATGCTCTGCTGTCCCAAGACATCGGTGGAAATAATTTTGCTTTCGATGACGGAATCCAGCTGTGATACCATGTTTTCTGTTACTTGAGTCAAGGGACGTCCCTGGGCGTTGTAAGTTGTAGCGGTTTGTACCTGGTAGATTCCGTCTTCTCTGAGCTGGTAACGCATAGAGTTTTCCGTGATTCTGTTTTTAGCAGGTTCATCAGGATGCAATTCGTTTAAACGAACGGTTTGCCTGACGGCTCTCCCCAGTTCATTGTAGTCAGTAATGGTGGGAGCTATGTCTTCTACTTGGGATCGGACAAGCTGCCCTCTGGCGTTATAAGTGTTGTTAGTTGCCACGAAGCCTCCCTTCGTGTTGGGTGTTTCCTGCCGAACGGTTTGACCAAATCCGTTTTCCACGGAGCGGGAAAGAACAATTCCTTGGGACAAAGTTGTGGTGAGGATGCCTTCTTCGGTCAATTCAAGCTGTGTCTCTACTTTTCCCTGTCCGGTTCCTCCCAGCCAGAGAGTGGTGCCATCGTAGTATCTCTTGGTAATCAACGTGGCTCCTGTGGGAGTGGTCACGGTGGTGGTAAGCTGGTTATCATTGTATTGGGTACGTGTTACCCGCCCCAGTATGTCGGTGGAGGAAATGACCCTTCCCAGATTATCATATTCTGTACTTTCCATAGTGGTCATGGCCCCTGTGTCGCAGCGTATGGAAATAATTCTACCGGTAGCGTCTCTCGTGTAGGATGTAATGGTTTCGGGCGTTGTCTCGGTAGCCGAGCGTATGGTTTCCACCAGCTGCCTGGCAGAGTTGTAGCCATAGGTGGTCACGATACCATCTTCGTCGGTTTCCTTTAACGGGCCACAGCACATCCATTCCGTTGTGCTGGTCCTGCCGTTGCCCCTGATGGTCTTGATCAATTTGAGTTCGGCATCGTATTCATAGTCTTCAGAAGAAATTAGAGACCAGTCTTCACCTGTGTGGACGTACTGCTCTTTTCTTGTGGTGGTGCCGTTTTCAGCGATGTATTGGACGGTTCTGGTACTTTGACCGGGAACAATGCTCCCATTAGCCTGAACAGTTGAAGTCTCTTTGTGGAGAGCACCATGATCCGTGGTGGCTTCATAGGTATAAATGGTCTGAACACCGTTGATGCCCTGGCTCATCTTCTGTCTTCCCCGGGCATAGGGATACTGTGCTGCTTCCCCATAAGTTTCTGAAATGCTTGTGTGAACCTCATCGGAGCCCAAAGCTGTTTCGGTCACTGTCGTGCGGTTGACTTCGGGGTTGTCTTCATAAGTGTAGCTCCTTTGGTTCAGAACGGTTTCCGTTCCGTCCTGGGCAATGATGACTTCCCTTTCCGTAGCCGGCCTGAAATCATTGAAACGCAGGTCGGCGTAGGTGGTGCGCGTTCCCTTTTCTCCTCCGCCTGCCCAGGGCATGGCCTGCAGAACCACACGGCCCTGATCGTCGTACTCGTAGCGCGTGTAGCCTCCGTCGGGCTGGATGATCAATGACACCCGGTACTGGTCGTTGTACGTGTAGAGTGTCGTTTGGGCCAAGGGGGTATTGTACCCTTCCGTACTGCTGATGGTCAGCCAGCCTCCGTCGGTATACTTCTTCACCGTGCGCGTACTGCTGGAAGGCCGGGAATCATTGATGCCCCTGACCGTTTCAATCCGCTCCCACTTGGAGCCGGGCAGGGCGTTGCGTTCAATCGTGCGTACGACGCGCTCATTCCCCTCCCCTTTGATGATGCTCACCTTGTTGCCTTCCTCCCGGCGTTCGATAACCCGCGGTTCCTGCCCGGACCTCTGGTTGGTAATGCGGGTTACCGTGACGCCTCCTTCCAGGGAAGTCTCGTAGAAAGCCGTTTTATAGGGCTCTCCGTTAACCACAAATTCCCCATCATGGGAGGCAGAAACATTCCCGGGAGCGTACCACTCCAGAGTGAGGCTGTTGTTTCCGGGAATGCTTCGCATCAGCCCCTGGGCCCGGGAATAGACGCTGTTGAGCGACCCGTTCTGGTTGTAGGTGACCTGAACCTTGCGGGCATACTCCTCGGCGGTCATGATGTGTCCTGAAGAACTGGTAACCGAAACGACTTCTCCGGTGGAGGAAGAGAAGCGCAGGATCATGCCGGAAGGAAGCACCATGTCCATGTAGGCGGGAGTGCCCTGGATATTGGGAGTGAGGTTTTCATTGAGCAGACGTACACGATAGTCCAGTTTTCTGGAGCTGCCAACGGGAGAAGCCTCGGCACTTCCTTCCGGGGCCTTGAAATAGATATGGCTTCCGGAGGGGCGTTTGACGGTGACTCGTCTTTCCTCTTGAGAGAAGGAAGCGCTCCATGCCATGGGGTGGTTGTAGCGCATGGAAGGCCCGATGTTGGAGTTGAGGCTGGAGGGGGTGGAAGATTGCGCCATCCTCATGAATCTGACCGGAGAAGGAGGAGGGGGACCTCCTGCAGAAGGGGGATTGACACAGGCATCACCCTGGCAGTCCTGTTCGTCATCGGGATCGCCCGGAGTAGGTTGCTTTTGGACGCAGTTCTCATCGCCTTCCTCGTCACAGTCACAGGGACAGGGGCATGGTTCCTCTTCGGTGGGCGGTTCGCTGGAGGAAGAAGACAGGGAGCTGGAACTGGAGCTGGAACTGGAGCTGGAACTGGAGCTGGAACTGGAGCTGGAACTGGAGCTGGAACTGGAGCTGGAACTGGAGCTGGAACTGGAGCTGGAACTGGAGCTGGAACTGGAGCTGGAACTGGAACTGGAACTGGAACTGGAACTGGAGCTGGAACTGGAACTGGAACTGGAACTGGAACTGGAACTGGAACTGGAACTGGAGCTGGAACTGGAACTGCTAGACTTGGGATCAAACTCAAAATCATCCCCTCCCCCTTCCGAAGAGCTGCTGGAGGTGGTCTCTTCTTCCTCGTCCCGATAAAGATTGACCAGGGTGATAACTTCCTCTCCTTCCTTGTCCGGAGGAGTTACATTGGGGTCGAGGTAGGAATTGATATCGGGCGCCTCCGCCTTGTCGGAAAGAATGGCAATGCAGAACTCCTGTCCGGAGCCCAGGGCGGCATGGTGCTCATGGACGATTTGGCACCAGTAATACCCCTGTTCCAGCACGACGCTCTCCGGCTTCACGGAAAGGTCCTTTGCTTCGCTGGTCAGTTCCACATTCCTGAATGGGATGGCCAGGGAGATGGAGGAATCGGCGTCCAGGGAAAGGAAATAGGTACCGCGTTTCATGATCTTGAGGTACCCGGTCCACTCATGGCGAGTGTCGCCGGAAGCGGAACGTGGGGAGATGAGAACGGGGGCGGTGACGCCGTTGACGTAGAAATCGGCCTGTGGGAGGCCGTTGGCGAACATGGGAACGAAGGGATAGCGGGGATCCGGAGTGTTGTCGGTATTGTTCATTGTCTTTTAAATCAAAGTTGTTCAAATGATTTATAGACACGGTAGAACTACCGGTCGCCCAAATGAAAGACGCCTGATACGTTATTCCGGAAGAAAGAATTTTATTTCTGCACAGTGTGATACCATACATCTCTAAAAGAAATCAGGTAGAAGAATCTCTTGGATTCTCCTACCTGAATCTTTGATTTAATAAATAGTATTTTAACTAATATATTAGTAATTAAATATTAATAACGATTTTACATTTTTTCTATTGCGGCAGGGTCTCTTTATTCCCGAACATACTCTTTGGACGGAAGCTGGCCGTTGAGGCGTTTCTCCCTACCATCCGCCGCCCAGGGCGCGGGCAAGCTGGACAATAGCTTTGCGGATATTCTGGCGCATGGTGACCAGGGATTCCTCCGAACTGAGCCAGGAGTTTTGCGCGGTAATCACGTTGAGGAACTCTGTTTCACCGCCCTGGTAGGATTCCATGGAAATCCTGAACGCTTCCTTGTTGGCTTCGTTTTCCTTTTGCAGGTATGGCATCTGGGAGGTGTAATTGCCGTAGTCGATGAGGGCTTCCTCAACCTCGGAGACAGCGGTAATCAATGTCTTGCGGTAGGTTTCCGCCGCCTGTTCCGCCGCCGCCTGCTGGGCGCGTACGTTGGCGCGCAGGGCGCCCCCCTGGAACAGGGGCTGTACCAGGTTGCCTCCCAGAGACCACGCATTGTTGTTTTCCCGGAAGAGCTGGGCGAAGTCGTTGCCGCGGCCGGATACGGAACCCGTCAGGCTGAAGCGCGGGTATAAGTCTGCCACGGCGACGCCTACGTTGGCCACGGCTGTGTGCAGATCCGCTTCCGCGGCAATGACGTCCGGCCTGCGGCGCAACAGTTCCGAAGGCAGTCCTACCGGAACTACGGGCGTTTTCTCAAAGACGGCTGCTTTCGGCATGGTCAGTTCCATGCGTGAGTTGTAAGTGCCGAGCAGGACGGAAAGCTGGTTTTTTGCAGAGGCCACCTGGGCAATCAGGGCGGGGATGTGGCTTTCCGTGGCAGCGACGCTTGAAGTTGCCTGTTCCACGTCCAGCCGGGGAGCAAATCCGGCAGTGTGGCGTTTTTCCGCAATGGTGAGGGTGCCGCGCTGGATTTCCAGTTGTTCCCGGGCGATGCGGAGTTGTTCGCAGGCGGTGATCCAGTTGAAGTAGGCCGTAGCCACGTCTGCCAGCAGGGAGGTGCGGACAGCGCAGGCGGAAGCTTCCGTGGACATCAGGGAGGCGCGGTACGCCTCAATGGAACGCCGGTTGCCACCGAAGAGGTCCAGTTCCCAGGAGGTGGACGCTCCCAGGGTAAAATCCTGAGAGGTGGAGCTGCGGAAGCCCCGGTCCGGGGACAGACTCCAGCCGGCGCTGGCGTCTGCGGAGGGCAGAAGGGAGGCTTGCGAGATGCGGAGCCTTTCCCTGGCTTCCCGGATGCGGAGCAGGGCCACCTTCATGTCCGGATTGTTGTTGAGGGATGTGGAGACGAGGCGGTTGAGCTGGGGATCGCCGAAAATACGCCACCAGGAACGCAGGTCTTGGTCCGTGCTGTGGGGAGGCTTGGCCGCTGCCCAGGAGGCCGGCAGGTCGTTGGCCGGGCGCTGGAAGTCCGGCCCCACCATGCAGGAAGCCAGGCAGCATGCGGTCAGGAGTGGGATGTATTTGAACATGGGTGACATGAAAAAGGGAAGGGGTGAATGGTTATTCGTGGCGAAGGGCGTCGATGGGGTCCATTTTGGAGGCTTTCCAGGACGGATACCAGCCGAAGACCAGCCCGATGAGTACGGAAACGCCTACCGCCAGGACCATGGCTTCCGGGGAGGAGGCCGTAGCCCAGTTCATGGTCCGGCTGACGACGGTGGAGATGGCCTTGCCGAGCAGGATGCCCAGGGCGCCCCCGACCACGCAGAGCAGGACGGCTTCCAGCAGGAACTGGCGCATGATGTCCTGAGGCCGGGCGCCCACGGCCATGCGCAGGCCGATTTCCTTGGTGCGTTCCGTGACGGAGACCAGCATGATGTTCATGATGCCCACGCCGCCCACCACCAGGGAGATCATGGCCACGATCATCAGCAGGTTGGTCATTACTTCCGTGGTGCTGCTCATGGCGCGGGACATTTCAGCCATGTCCCACACGCGGAAATCATCCAGCTGGCCGTCCTTCAGGCTATGCTTGGCGCGGATGACCTCCGTGATCTGGTCGATGGCTTCGGAAGAACGTTCCGGGTCCGCAATCTGGGCCATGATGAAGTCAATGTTGTTGAAGCGGCGCGGATGCGGGGCATCCGTGTACGGCTGATCCGTCGTCTCTGTATAGTAATCTACGGAAGAAGAGGTATACTTGTCTGCCCGGTTGAACGTAGTGGTGGATTTGCTGGAAGATGCCGAGGTGGAGCCGCCCCCTAGGCCCTGCAGGCGGTAGCGAATGCTCGTCCAGGGCAGGATGATGGAGTCGTCCTGGTCGCGGCCCATCATGTTGGCTCCTTTTTTCTTCAGGATACCGATCACCTTGAACATGACGTTCTTGATGCGGATATCCTTGCCCAGGGGGTCTTCATCCCCGAATAGTTCCTTGGCAACCGTTTGGCCGATGACGCAGACGCGCCTGGCCTGCTCCACATCTTCATCGGAAAAGGGCTGGCCGCGCTCCATGTCGTACCAGCTTTTGATTTTCAGGTATTCCACGGAACCGCCTTCCACGGTTTCCGGGCTCCAGTTCTTGTTGCCATAAATCACTTGGCCGCTGGCGCGCACCACGGGAGTGGCGCGGAGCACCATGGGGCAGTCCTTCATGATGGCCTCGCAGTCCGCATTGGTCAGTGAGGCTCTGCCGCCGGCGCCAGTGTTGACTCCGCTCTTGGAGATGGCTCCGGGGCGGATGTTCAGCGTGTCCGCCCCCATGGAGGCGATGGTGCTCTTGATCTGGAGCGTGGACCCCTGGCCGATTTCCACCATGGCGATCACCGCGGCAATGCCGATGATGATGCCCAGAATGGTGAGCGCGGCGCGCATGGGATTGCGCACCAGGGCCTTGATGCAGGTCTTAAGGAGGGGAAGGAATTTCATACGTCTTCTTTACTCAGCTTGTCGGAAATCCCTTCGCAGATCAGTCCGTCTTCCATATTAATGGCCCGGTCCGTAAAAGCGGCTATTTTGGGGTCGTGCGTGACCAGGATGACCGTGATGCCCTGCTGGCGGTTGAGATCCTTGAACATGTGCAGCACTTCCTTGGAGGTGGTGGAATCCAGGTTGCCCGTCGGTTCGTCCGCCAACAGAATGCCGGGGTTGTTGATGAGGGAGCGGGCGATGGCTACGCGCTGCTGCTGGCCGCCGGAAAGCTGGGCCGGGGTATGGTCCATGCGGTCGGACAGGCCCACCAGGTTCAGCAGTTCCGTGGCGCGCACCCGCATGGCTTTCATGCTCAGCGCAGGGTGGGCGTAAACGGCGGGCATCATGACGTTTTCCAGGGCCGTGGTGCGGGAGAGCAGGTTGAAATTCTGGAAGACGAAGCCGATGCGCTTGTTCCGTAATATGGCCCGTTCCGCCGGGTTGAATTTGGCTACGTCTTCCCCGGCTATGTAATAGTGGCCGGAAGTGGGACGGTCCAGACAGCCCAGAATATTCATCAGCGTGGACTTGCCGGAACCGGATGCCCCGGTCAGGGAGACGAATTCCCCTTCCTTGATGTCCAGAGTGATGCCTTTGAGCACCGGGAGGTCTATTTCTCCAAGATGGTACACCTTGGTTATGTCACGTAAGCGGATCACGTTATTGAATGCTTGAAGCGGTAAAAGAATTGTTAGGCGAGAATGGCGGCAGTTCCGGATCAGGGACGCGGAGGCGGGCCGCCCTTGCTTCCCCCGGGAGCCTGGCTGGTGTTGCCCGTGCTCGGCTTGCGGCGCGGCGGCATTTTGGGCGCGAAGGGATTTTCCCCGCCCGCAGAGGCGGACGGTCCGTCGCCGGAATTGCTGGAACGGTTTAAAACCTGGGCCGTAGAAACGATTTCCATACCCTCCCGGAGCGTTTCCCCCTTGACCGGGGTGAGCATGCCGTTGCTTTCCCCCTTGGTGACCAGGTGGGGGTAAAGGACATTATCCCTCAGTTCCCAGATGACGGCTTTTTTCTCCTCTCCCTTCTGGACGGGAGCGGCCAGTTCCGGCAGCATCTCTTCAAAAGCGGCTTTCTGTTCGGCGGTAAGCAGTTCCGGATCCGGACGGAAGCGGAGGGCCGCATTGGAAGCCAGCAGGGAATTCTTGATGTCCTGGACAATGAATTGCACATTGGCCGTCAGATAGGGAATGAGAAGCTTGTCCGGGTTGGGAACGTCAATGTCCACGATGTAAGTAACCACGTTGGACGTCATCGTGGCGTCCAGCCGGATCTTGTCCAC
Protein-coding sequences here:
- a CDS encoding RHS repeat-associated core domain-containing protein — encoded protein: MRMAQSSTPSSLNSNIGPSMRYNHPMAWSASFSQEERRVTVKRPSGSHIYFKAPEGSAEASPVGSSRKLDYRVRLLNENLTPNIQGTPAYMDMVLPSGMILRFSSSTGEVVSVTSSSGHIMTAEEYARKVQVTYNQNGSLNSVYSRAQGLMRSIPGNNSLTLEWYAPGNVSASHDGEFVVNGEPYKTAFYETSLEGGVTVTRITNQRSGQEPRVIERREEGNKVSIIKGEGNERVVRTIERNALPGSKWERIETVRGINDSRPSSSTRTVKKYTDGGWLTISSTEGYNTPLAQTTLYTYNDQYRVSLIIQPDGGYTRYEYDDQGRVVLQAMPWAGGGEKGTRTTYADLRFNDFRPATEREVIIAQDGTETVLNQRSYTYEDNPEVNRTTVTETALGSDEVHTSISETYGEAAQYPYARGRQKMSQGINGVQTIYTYEATTDHGALHKETSTVQANGSIVPGQSTRTVQYIAENGTTTRKEQYVHTGEDWSLISSEDYEYDAELKLIKTIRGNGRTSTTEWMCCGPLKETDEDGIVTTYGYNSARQLVETIRSATETTPETITSYTRDATGRIISIRCDTGAMTTMESTEYDNLGRVISSTDILGRVTRTQYNDNQLTTTVTTPTGATLITKRYYDGTTLWLGGTGQGKVETQLELTEEGILTTTLSQGIVLSRSVENGFGQTVRQETPNTKGGFVATNNTYNARGQLVRSQVEDIAPTITDYNELGRAVRQTVRLNELHPDEPAKNRITENSMRYQLREDGIYQVQTATTYNAQGRPLTQVTENMVSQLDSVIESKIISTDVLGQQSIQWTEYTAATKRTQFSSIPTSTIVAEALMVDRFTVSQTSHAGIHSSQNRSYVSTGMILKQTDARGNITTSETDLAGRHCKVTDSAGNVTTTSYMPCCDAVARITNATGGTTCYSYDIRGRKTAEYGTAIQPACFAYDEADHMVALTTFRAQEGDITSDPSDRTDGDTTTWLYDTATGLELKKTYADGSYVSKTYDRLNRLETLTKARGIVSSYAYAPLTGELVSVSHSDNTQPWFYAYNHLGQMTSVCDASGTRELCYDAYGRIQQETSFGTVESCIQEDYDSFGRPCGYRLMIGTRTVQHSHLDYGHQGAMIGMNMEGLASPFTWEYDETSGFLNQLSYPNGMVRSNTYHPKLNLLASIGYEDAGTGDMLAGHVYQYDHLMRPVQRKDSWDTATPAITRNFTYNSRSELIEDQMSQGRSFAYCYDNIGNRKTAREQEEEISYQSSPLNQYLKIAQGEQDFKPTYDADGNQTAIKTSTGIWNVCYDANDRPVSFTSEDRRMVIDCSYDYMGRRFSKKVTVNGNTFSHAYYLYRGYLQIAELDLMHPEPMIEKSYLWDPTEPAATRLLMMTHWKQNGQEMEEHLFFMHDALKNVTSLFDDQQARRARYEYAPFGALLTAQGDMAQDNRFRFSCEYADDELGLVYYNYRHLNPADGRWINRDPIQEQGGWNIYGFIKNSPKNMFDILGLECADVFLLPPEWLKEFNQAWKDSFNKDGTVTEQGGSIIRPAGGIGSSIRRGKGNDSGSFGDFPTPGSGEEMGGTFHTHPYSVDEGGYENVSFSCEDINFLTNNHSGKYIIVMAGGCIYIMMIGDTKKSKKCADCCDKWKKGFNASQSVSFQKCVESGVKKAIKDCGLCYYESCNKDGKFPEMAILKN
- a CDS encoding efflux transporter outer membrane subunit, with translation MFKYIPLLTACCLASCMVGPDFQRPANDLPASWAAAKPPHSTDQDLRSWWRIFGDPQLNRLVSTSLNNNPDMKVALLRIREARERLRISQASLLPSADASAGWSLSPDRGFRSSTSQDFTLGASTSWELDLFGGNRRSIEAYRASLMSTEASACAVRTSLLADVATAYFNWITACEQLRIAREQLEIQRGTLTIAEKRHTAGFAPRLDVEQATSSVAATESHIPALIAQVASAKNQLSVLLGTYNSRMELTMPKAAVFEKTPVVPVGLPSELLRRRPDVIAAEADLHTAVANVGVAVADLYPRFSLTGSVSGRGNDFAQLFRENNNAWSLGGNLVQPLFQGGALRANVRAQQAAAEQAAETYRKTLITAVSEVEEALIDYGNYTSQMPYLQKENEANKEAFRISMESYQGGETEFLNVITAQNSWLSSEESLVTMRQNIRKAIVQLARALGGGW